One Seriola aureovittata isolate HTS-2021-v1 ecotype China chromosome 3, ASM2101889v1, whole genome shotgun sequence genomic window, tgtgtgtgtgtctgtgtgtgtgtgtgtgtgtgtgtgtgtgtgtgtgtgtgtgtgtgtgtgtgtgtgtgtgtgtgtgtgtgtgtgtgtgtgtgtgtgtgtgtgtgtgtgtggaaacataAAGCTCTCTTTCTTCCAGCTCTGCTCAGCGTCTGTCAGCCTTCATcactctctcacttcctctttctctccaacGTCTCCCCCCTTTATGTTCAAACTCGCATCACATCCAGCATGACGGAGAACCTCTGCCCCCCCAtaaaccctcacacacacacacacacacacacacacacacacacacacacacacacacacacacacacacacacacacacacacacacacacacacacacacacactccagtaTTAATGCACCCCTGCATCAGTACCTTGTTCACTGCTGTTGTCTCCGCTGTGAGACGTGTGTCCACCGCTGGACGGTCCCGGCGTCCCGGCCGAGCGGATGGACGCTGCGTCGTCTTGATCTCTGCTCCAGGAAATCTGCAGAGGACGACACAGAACGAGAGCAGGGCTTTAACCGGAGCGTCATCAGAGTCACACCTGAGAGGagtcctgtctcctctgtgtgaacattaaaccacagaagaagaagaagaagaagaagaagaagaggtggtTAAAAGATCCAGTTGGAGCTCAGACGATGGAAACATGTGGAGAACATGAAGTGAGGAAGGTTcagcctcctcatcatcacttcACCAATTTTCCCTCCTCAACCAGCATAAAAACCATATCACTGTCCCCGCCCacagtgtgtgactgacaggtgatcaGAGTAGACACGCCTCCTCTGGGACCAGGAGGATTATCAGCGTACGACCCGACCGAGAGGAGGCACTTGAGAAGGAAACCGGAGCTTTCGAGCCGCTGCTCAATGGTCATCCAACACTAAGCTGCTGCAGTTCACACTCTGTGGTGTTTAAAGGGTTAAAGGCTCGACAAGTGGCTGCTGGGAGTTTCACCGCTGAGgaaaacactttcatttcagctgctcaGGGAAACAGAGGAGTCTTcacaagggtgtgtgtgtgtgtgtgtgtgtgtgtgtgtgtgtgtgtgtgtgtgtgtgtgtgtgtgtgtgtgtgtgtgtgtgtgtgtgtgtgtgtgtgtggctcctGCAGCTGGATCATTAAATCTATCTGCTCATATTCCAGCTTCACTTTCTGGGGATCTTTGGTAAATAAAACCTGCAGAGCCTCTTCAgtcttaaagggacagttccTGTTATTAGACGTGTGGTTGTGTGAGGCAGTCATATCGGtgttatatatctatatatatctatatatatatatatatatatatatatatatatatatatatatatatatagagagagagagagagagagagatatatatCTAAAAGACgaacactgaaacaatccaacatctgtgtgaaagaagcttcatgtagaagattttcatctttatcttcccGCCAAAACACAGTTAGTTTCAGCTCTTTCTGATTCCCTCAGCACCATGTAGgtgcttgtgcgtaggaatacggaGGTTCAGCGGTTTAAAAAAagtagtgccaaaggaaagagctgtttgtatttttatgtatttgaagAGACATTTTATAAACGGGATCACATTCCTCTTCTTATTAGCTAACCTCTCTGTGGCTAAATGAAGCTAAAATaccttttcaaatagttttctaagttctattatttattcatgactgTATTTATAAATGCTTTATGTAATGAGAGATTTAtcctgtttttgtaaatccatttttaaatctgaagtatttattgatggattcaTTGTTCATTTCTAAATTCTTTTTACGattcctgtttttaaagtttatgtTTATGAAATGAAGATCTGCTTCATCACTCTCCGTTTCTGCAGATTCATCGAGCTTCAGTGAAAAAGTCCGACGTGTTGAAACAATAAGTTTTATAACATTAAACCTtcacattttatctttaaatgatGCAACTTCAGATCAGCTGAAAGTACAGAAACAATTCATCAAAATCATCTGGACTCCATCCAAAccttgattattgattattgaataTTGTCTGATCACGTGTGAAATGATGTTTCTGACTTCTTGTCTTCAGCAAATACACAACATCATTTGAAACTGCAGCGAACAGAGATGATGAACAGCTGATTCACGGCGAGCTCACCTGGTCCAGGTTGTTCGATGACCTGATGAAGTCCTCGCTGTCCGATTTGTTTCCGTCTCTGTCGTCAATAACCAGATCGATCGGCATCTTCCCTTTCAGACAGCTGATGTATCGATGGCAGAAATTATCACAGAGCTCGTGAACctgagaataataataacagaaagGTAAGATGACGTGACGACATGAGTGAAAcgtataaaacatataaaataaagatttacaTGTCGACGTGTAAACAGTGACATTAAAGGATCACAGTGGGATCTGCTCAGGATTAATCCTGGATTAGCAGCACGGCAGACATCTTGGTTCTAATCTCATTACTTCAGATTAAACAGCAGATGCTGGCTCAATCAAACTGTGATAACtaagaaggtcaaaggtcactgagacaaaccttctccagctccaggaGGTGGAAGCGCAGCACCTGTATCGACTGAATCATCTGCGAGACAAAGAACAACCAGAAtaaaactgaagaagaagagaagttCGTCAGACtgagtttaaatgtttaaaagggTTGTTGACTTCACACATCACGACGCACCACCATCAGCCGAACCCTGGGgttgtgctttattttgaaaactgtggggttgtgtgttttattttgaaaactgtggggttgtgtgttttattttgaaaactgtggggttgtgtgttttattttgaaaactgttgggttgtgtgctttattttgaaaactgtggGGTTgtgtgctttattttgaaaactgtggGGTTGTGTTGAagtctggacagacagaaactgagacctttgtaaacgatgaggtcatacccacggtctctcctgattggctctcatcagcctttgctagcagctgttgttcacttacattctgtgttttaatataatctacttcctgtttacaccggctcgcacatgctcagtgcaggtgaatggtcatgtgatgtgtgttttcaggtgtgttggTCTGGATGAAAACGTAGTCGTGTCATACTCACCAAGTTATCCAGCTCTGGGTTTGATGAAAATAACGGCTTCTCCGATCggatctacacacacacacacacacacacacacacacacacacacacacacacacacagttctatGATACTGTACTAATCAATACTAATCAATAGCAGTATATtaactgactgaactgaagcaCAGTACACATGAATCTAATCAGATCTGAAGCACCGTCACTTAAAaccaacaggaagtgaaacgATGACTTGATTTGAACTGATGACTGTCGGCCATGTTTTATGATCTCGGCatcttatgttttatttttcatggtgcattatttttattacaatttcataattttattgtttgtcatttaaattgtttgtaaagtctttttttatctgctcatgaaatgttttgattatgttttaatgtaaattcaTGTCTCTGTTGAAAAGGAGTGAGATTTAcctgaagaaataaaacaaatccctGGTGGTCCTACATATCCCATGATTCATTGCACTCCGTTAATGAAAGTAAAGCGGAGAGTCTAATGTCAGTATTGGTTTTCAGGTCTAATGCTACAAATGTTGAAACCAACAGATTTAAAATTAACTAGTTTTAGCGAAAAAgaagttacatgttgtcaaggttgctaggcaacaggagccgTGCTTTGTGACGCAACGGTAAAggcgggaacagctggtgacacGAAGAGGAAATCCTCGGTAGACCGGACCGTCTTCAGGGTCTACGAGGGACCACGTCCTCTGACCTGAGACACAGCTGTTAATAATCCGCtgagtgtttttattcctccgcccggcaacagtcagagcggcggccattttgttttcaggtcatcCGTCCGTctcgttctcgtggacacgatgtctcagtgaCACCTCGACTCAACTTCTtcacatttaacacaaacattcccctggactcaaggatgaactgagtagattttggtggctaaaggtcaaaggtcaaaggtcaaaggtcacgttgacctcacaaaacactttttagccataactcaagacttgaCAGTAATTACTGATATTTCTGTGACTGTGATGAACATGACGAGACCTGACACTGGTGtgagtggagggggaggagttaACCACGTTGTGCTCATCAGACTTTTATAATGTGTAACGGACGTTTGTATTTTAGATCGtcagtgaacagctgtttgGCTCTACCTGTTTGGAGAAGACAGCGATGTCCTCGTTGAAGGAGTCCGAGGAGCAGACGTCTCCTCCGGCCACGCCGCTCTCCCTCGGCGTGCAGGTCGCCAGCTCACACTTCTCAAAGATCAGAGCGAGCAGCGGGAATAAAGGATGTctgcaagaggaggaggaaaaaactgTAACACGAGTTCCCAGCGGCCCTGAACGTCACAGAGAAACTCCACAACAACGATCATGAAAAGATAATTAACACTGGAGGTAAACGGAGTTCAgtttgtcacatttaaaaaacaggaagatgaagagTCATGAAAGCGTCTGAGTCTGAACCGAGTCGTTCagcaagagacagaaacagtcaaAGAGAAGAAGGTGGACTGAGAACATGAGCCACTCATTATATATAAACGTTAGAcccccgcctctctctctctctctctctctctctctcaggtgagTTGTGGTTAATGAGGTCATCTCTGACTCAGGTAAACGTCTCTGATAGAATAAAGCTCCcagttcacttcctgtttcagttATTAATGACATCAGTCTTTAAGCTACGTCACGTGgtcacagaagaagagactgAACCAGCTGCTGACACGTCACATCTCGCTGCTCGTAATTGCCGGCTCGGCccggctcggctcggctcggctcggctcggcccGGCCTGGCctggctcggctcggctcggctcggctcggcccGGCCCGGCTCGGCCTGGCTGGGCTCGGCTCGGCCCGGCCCGGCTCGGCCTGGCccggctcggctcggctcggctcggctcggctcggctcggctcggctcggcccGGCTCGGCctggctcggctcggctcggctcggctcggctcggctcggcccGAACACAGACGACTGGAAGAAACAGTCTGTCCTCTCAGTAAACTCGTCTCACCCATAAATGGCGTCCCTGTCCCTCTTGACGGCGTCCCCagccatgctgctgctgctgctgctgctgctgctggtgtgggtgtgggtgtgggtgtgggtgtgggtggacTGGGTGGACTGGGAGTACTGGTGTGGAGGGTATGGactggcggcggcggcggcggcagccaGGTGAACGGCCTGCAGGGAGcgagcagcggcggcggcgtggtggtgatggtggtggtggtctccataaaccccccccaccccctccaggCCGTAGTGGGCCAGGTCTTCAtactgaaacagagagaggagcactgtgacctctgacctcagtgtgtgtgtgtgtgtgtgtgtgtgtgtgtgtgattaaaacagtgttcagataaaaagaaaagatacaaAAATTGTTTCTACAGAAGCAaagtgttttcatctgtttgaaagaaagaaagaaaaagaaaaaagaaagaaaagaaaaagaaagtgaaagaaagaaagaaagaaagaaagtaagaaagaaagaaaaagaaagaaaaaagaaagtaagaaagaaaagaaagaaaaagaaagaaaaaaagaaaaagaagaaagtaagaaagaaagaaagtaagaaagaaaagaaagaaagaaagaagaaagaaagtaagaaagaaagaaaaagaaaaagaaagaaaaaagaaagtaagaaaaaaaagaaagaaaaagaaagaaagaaagaaaaagaaaaaactaagaaaaaagaaagtgaaagaaagaaagaaagtaagaaagaaagaaaaagaaagaaagaaaaagaaagaaagaaagaacgagcgaacgaaaaagaaagaaagaaagaaagaaaaagaaagaaagaaagaacgagcgaacgaaaaagaaagaaagaaagaaagaaaaagaaagaaagaaagagaaagaaagaagaaagacagaaaatgaaataaaaaagaaagacagaaaaaagaaaaaagaaaaaagacagagaaaacaataagaaagaaagaaagaaaaaagaaagaaagaaagaaaaaacaaagaaaaaacaaaaagaaagaaagaaaagaagaaaaagaaagaaaagagaaagaaagaaaaacacaaaaagaaagaaaaagaaaaaagaaagagaaaaaaagaaagaaagaaataaaaagaaagaaaaaagaaagaaagaaagaaaaaacaaaaagaaagaaaaaacaaaaagaaagaaaaagaaaaagaaaagagaaagaaagaaagaaagaaagaaaaagaaagaaagaaagaaagaaaaagaaagaaagaaaaagaaagaaagaaagaaagaaagaaagaaagaaagaaagaaagaaagaagagaacaTGATGAACTGTAACAGAATGAAACAGCTGGTGCAGGTTTGGAGGTTTCACAGGTGTACACAGGTGTTCCTATTATtctgtccacttcctgtttatttccTCTGATGTAGGAACCAGGCTGGACTCAGTGTTTTAAGTCACAACTGGACATTGAACAACGACAAGTGCGTCTCACtctttagtgtcccctggaaacacttcctgttggagCTGAGTATCTGCAGCtcgtgttttgttttcatgtgttttcttcagtggcAGCGTGTtgagcttcagggccaccgtacatcTGCAGGAGCATGACACACTgaacgacaacaacaacaacaacaacaacaacaagaagctgctgttgttgttgttgttgttgttgttgttgttgttgttgttgttgttgttgttgttggtgttggtgtgtatTTTCTCTCATGGGATGTTTCAGAAAAACAGTCGAAAACACAGGAGACAaactctgatacacacacactgacacacacacacactcacacacacacacactgacacacacacacactgacacacacacactgacacacacacactgacacgcacacacactaacacacacacacactcacacacacacacacactgacgcacccacacactgacacacacacactgacacacacacactgacgcacacacactgacacacacacactgacacacacacactgacacacacacactgacacacacacactgacacgcacacactgacgcacacacacactgacacacacacactgacacacacacactgacacacacacactgacacgcacacactgacgcacacacacactgacacacacacactgacacacacacactgacacacacacactgacacgcacacacacatactgacacacacacagacacacactgacacacacacacagacacacacacacagatacacacacactgacacacacacagacacacactgacacacactcactgacacactgacacacacacacacacactgacacacacacacacacagtgtgaagaACTGATGTAAATGATCAATAAACAGCTGACCAGACAGAAAagaattattaataataaatctataaaatctttaacatgaaaaactgtgaaaattaaaaacaactttaaagtttcaggtaaaaactaaatgaataaagaaacaaatgaatttgtttttcaggtcactttttgttttaatgtgaacatgtaaaaaacagaaacgtttaatttaataattataatataataataaaaataataatgaagtcaaagaaaatcagttctaatttcaaaatcaatttcatgaatttatttatagatttatttataGAATCTGTGTAAAATGATCAATTAGGAAAAAAGTTTCAAATTGTTTGTACattaatttatataaaaatatgtatatgaatTATGAGCAAAActctattttaattttatacaaataatgtattatattattattattattatttccactgTGGTTAATTAGACGAGTTAAAACTTTGACTAAAAttctgtttgaaaataaaactttgtaaAGTCTGAAGCTTCTGTTGgtttgtaataataatgataataattattatcattattataatgataataataaagaagAGTTTCTACGGAAACATTagaaatgattttattcataCCAACAGGTTTTATTGACGGACACACACCGACTCACAGCCGCGAGCGACGCGAGTCAGGAACCGAccaactgattttattttgaaggtaaaaAGTGAATCAGAGTTTTAGAGACAGTggctgaaatcagctgatggaataaaataaaaaatgtttttgtttatttgacatttgtgtCATAAACGAGCTGAGAGTGAACCGCGGAGGCCTGAaggtcaaacacacaacaacccTGAAACTCATGATCCGCACATTCTTtacacactttatttatttccttctgCTCAGTGATTTTATTAAAGTGActgactgtgtttctgctgcagttcAATCACATCCAActtcttttaattaaatgtttcgTTTTTATAGTTTTCATCCTTTAAtaagaaatttaatttaaaagaaaagaaaactgttgaacaaagttttgtttttttttaactttcaggTGAAAAGTTTGATGATTATTGTGACGCGCGGGACAAAGTTCAGAtctgtgaaattaaaaagttaaaaaactaaatattaattacctctaaaaaaaataactacGTGATCttgaattaaaacaattattttcagaataaaggttCCCGTGTTCAGTAGTTAGAAAGTTTCTGTGGGTTCGGATGAATGAAGCTTCAGTTCTGATCCACTGTCTCACTTTACTCTCTCTGGTTAAACTGGACTTTACGCACCCGTTGCGCCATCGGCCCCGACTCTCCGCCCGGACTCCAGGTGACTCCTGCGGggcaacacacacatccaagTCCCGGTACCGGAGCGCTgatcagtcagtgtcagtccGGCACGCGGAGAACAACGCACGGACACTGGGAGCGGCAGCAGCCGGTCCCTGCGGGCTCCGCTCCGACCCACGGCAACAGtccgtccacagcagcaccaGCCCGGGCAGACGCTGTCCTGCTCCCGGCCTCCCGCTCCAGGCAACCGCCAAACAACCGACCGACAGACCGCTCAGTCCGCAGGCTCGAGACCGATCAGGTTACATCCAAACCGGGGGGGATCAACGACGCGGACCCGCCCGCTGCGCTCTGAGCCCGGGCCGTCTTCTGCGCGGAGCTGCGTTCAAATCCCCATCACAGCTCCAGCGGAGCGGCTTCCTCCTCCCTGCGTGCAGGCCGTCGGGTGtgaggggaaggggaggggggggggggaggggggggggggggggggggggggggggagggaggagggagggaggagggagggaggagggaagggggggagggagggggaggagagggggggagggatAGTTTCTTTTCTCGCTTAAAGGAGCAGAGGCTCGCTGCGCGTCCCTGCAGCTTCCACAAGATGTGCGCGCGAGGGCGCGCCCCCGCGAGGTGAACTGGGTGGAGGAGACAAACAGCTTCAATGACTTTGTTTATATcgtgaaacttttattttaaggtgGAACAACATTagaaacagaatgaaagaaTAAAGTCAGACATCAGACCGTCAGATACTGAAGCAGCTGCTGTATCATCATCCTCCTGTGCTTTATTCTGAAGTTCCTCCACAAACACCCggcatgtgttttaatgtgaaggGTCAGCTGGTCTGTGGCTGGTCTGTGGAGGTGttgcgacatctagtggtgggACAGTGTAAACGCACCTGAGCGGTTCACTGCCTCCATCAGCTCACGCAGCTCCGCCACCGGAGTCACTTTGTACAATACGACTCAATACAAGAGACTTCACTCCGCACCCCCCCCGATGACGTCACGGTTCGCCCCCcctcagctgagggagttacgTGAGcgtgttgcacagaatctctaAACCTTCATCTTCCTGTCAAACGTGAAACCTTTGACCTCCCTGACCCCATCtgtttataaaacatcaaaaattatgaaattattattgGACGTCATCCACTCAGTGTCACCACTTTAATGATCAATTAACCTCATTTACATGAACAGAGGAACCCTTCCCTCACACTGTCTGTCTTCACCAGATAAGCTCCTCCCTCTGTAGATCACATGGTCATAACACGTCAGGACACACCTGCAGTAACAGCACCTGACCACCAGGTGTCAGGAAGACGCAGGTTAATGAATGAGGCCTCTGAGAgggaggcttttattttgaaatacactGAGGGTGACTTTTCAGTGTAAAGTTTAATATTTCAGTATAAAGTTCAGGCTCAAAGTACTACTGATACTAttactgttactactactactacaactactacaactactgttagtactactactactactactactgttaatactactactgttagtactactactactactactactgttagtactactactactactactactgttagtactactactactactactactactactgttaatactactactgttagtactactactactactactacaactactgttagtactactactactactactactgttaatactactactgttagtactactactactactactactacaactactgttagtactactactactactactactactactactactgtttgtactactactactactactactgttagtactactactactactgttaatactactactgttagtactactactactactactactactactacaactactgttagtactactactactactgttaatactactactactactgttagtactactactactactactactactactactactactactgttagtACTACTACTgttagtactactactactgcaacTACTgttagtactactactactacatctATAACAACTGCCCCTGTTAAGATACAGACTCCACTGTTACCAgttactacaggtactacagtactcattactctacagttactacaggtacttcagtactcattactctacagttactacagttactacagtactcattactctacagttactacaggtactacagtactcattactctacagttactacaggtacttcagtactcattactctacagttactacagttactacagtac contains:
- the meis1a gene encoding homeobox protein Meis1a isoform X1, with amino-acid sequence MAQRYEDLAHYGLEGVGGVYGDHHHHHHHAAAAARSLQAVHLAAAAAAASPYPPHQYSQSTQSTHTHTHTHTHTSSSSSSSSSMAGDAVKRDRDAIYGHPLFPLLALIFEKCELATCTPRESGVAGGDVCSSDSFNEDIAVFSKQIRSEKPLFSSNPELDNLMIQSIQVLRFHLLELEKVHELCDNFCHRYISCLKGKMPIDLVIDDRDGNKSDSEDFIRSSNNLDQISWSRDQDDAASIRSAGTPGPSSGGHTSHSGDNSSEQGDCLDNGVASPSDDDDPDRDKLHNKKRGIFPKVATNILRAWLFQHLTHPYPSEEQKKQLAQDTGLTILQVNNWFINARRRIVQPMIDQSNRAVSQAGPYGPDGQPMGGFVMDGQTHMGIRPPGPIGGMGMGVEGQWHYM
- the meis1a gene encoding homeobox protein Meis1a isoform X2; its protein translation is MAQRYEDLAHYGLEGVGGVYGDHHHHHHHAAAAARSLQAVHLAAAAAAASPYPPHQYSQSTQSTHTHTHTHTHTSSSSSSSSSMAGDAVKRDRDAIYGHPLFPLLALIFEKCELATCTPRESGVAGGDVCSSDSFNEDIAVFSKQIRSEKPLFSSNPELDNLMIQSIQVLRFHLLELEKVHELCDNFCHRYISCLKGKMPIDLVIDDRDGNKSDSEDFIRSSNNLDQISWSRDQDDAASIRSAGTPGPSSGGHTSHSGDNSSEQAPVPVRGAEEAAGSGHRPHHPAGQQLVHQRQAADRPADDRPVQQSSEPGGTVRPRWSANGRLRHGRTDTHGNQTTWSYRWDGDGCGGTVALHVAPAPPCSQRSRPATQDTTTSMVAMWSRTPRLLTCLSPKPHPLWAST